One Polynucleobacter sp. SHI8 genomic window, TGGGAAAAAAATGTGTGCCCATCCAGCCAGCCTTGCCCATAAGCATCAATTGGAGTTGGTTGAAGAATTTTTAACCCGTAAAAAATTTAGCTCGGCTTTTCGTGACTGGTATTTACTCCCAATGATTGGAGCTATATGGTCATGTTCATTATCAGATATGCTGAAATTTCCCATTCAAACCTTGATGCAGTTTTGTAATAACCATGGCTTACTCAACATCATCAACCGCCCACAATGGAGGACGGTTGCAGGTGGCTCTCAAGAATATGTTTCGCGTGCTATTGCAGCTTTAAAAGAAAACCACGTTTGTATTGATCAAGTTAAAGTTGATCAATGTCATCGCCTCACTGATTCGACAGATGGTCCTATTCAACTTGTATTAAGCAGTGGCGAAAAACGATATTATGACAAAGTCATTTTTGCCTGTCACTCTGACGAAACACGAGCAATATTAGCTGATGCATCTATTGAAGAAAACCAGGTATTAAGTGCTGTTGCCTATAAAAAAAATATCGCCTATGTTCATGAAGATCGTCAACTACTGCCGCAACTATCTGAAGTATGGGCTGCTTGGAACTATACCTGCGAGCAAACACCGGGTACTGGAGTGGATCAGTCTCCGGCCGTTTGCGTTCACTACCTGATTAATAAATTACAACCATTGCCAGAAATTAAAGGTCTGCCACCTGTGGTGGTTAGCCTTAATCCTCAAATTAAACCTGCTGTTGATAAAACACATGCAACTATCGAGTATTCTCATCCCATATTTAATCAAGCGGCAATCCAAGCTCAAGAAAAACTGCCTAGGATTCAGGGAATCCAAAATACCTATTTTTGCGGTGCTTGGACGCGCTATGGTTTTCATGAAGATGGCTTTCAATCTGGAAAAAATGTGGCTCAATCTCTGCTTGATTCCCTGAAATTAAACTAAGTATGCTCAATCAGGCCTCCATTCATTTTGGGCAAGTTATCCATCAACGTTACTCACCCAATAATCGTTTTAATTACCCGACCTTTTATTTGCGCATCCCTATGCGCTCAAGAAGGTTAGACCATCATTTATTAAAAAATCAGGGTATTGGTGATAACTCTTTTTCATGGATTTCTTTTTATGATCGAGATTATGGGGATACAAGTCTTTCCTCTTTAGATTGGGTCGAGCATTTGCTAAAAATGAACCAATGTAATGATGTTGATGGTGAAATCTGGCTACATACCTTTCCCAGAGTATTTGGCTATGTCTTTAATCCTGTCAGCTTTTGGTTTTGTCATGCCTCAAATGGTGATTTAAAAGTGATTGTTGCTGAAGTGAATAATACGTTTGGTGAGCGCCATGCCTACTTGTTGCAATCTGAAACATCAACTAATATCCTCTGGGGTCAAGAACTGACGACGAAAAAAATATTTCATGTTTCTCCATTTTTTGATGTTGTAGGACAATACCGATTCCGATTTATGAAACAAGAGGGTAGTGCTGTGCATCCAAAGTTTGTTAGTCGTATCGACTACTTTCAGGAAGATCGACATACTTTAATGACCAGTGTCAGCGGCTCAGAGTTTGAACTCAATTTTTCTTCTAAAATGAGGGCCATTATGAGTTTTCCGTTCCTTACTTTGTCAGTGATTGTGAAAATTCATTGGCAAGCAGTTAAACTATGGGTTAAGGGTGCTAAATTTTATAAAAAACCGAAACCGCCAGAAGTGCCTATTTCTTAATTATGTCAACATTTGCTCAAAAATTCATTTTTCAAGCCTTTAAAAATATCAAAGGCGGCAGTGTCATCATGACATTGCCGGATGGATCTCAACATCAGTTTGGCCAAAATAACCAACAGCCGCCGATTCATATCCAAGTGAATGATATACAAGCGTTTAAGTGGGTTATTTCTAGGGGTGATATTGGCGTTGCTGAATCCTATTTTAAAAATCTGTGGCATACGGATGATTTAGAGCGCTTCTTACATCTCGCCATCCAAAATAGGGCCGCATTAGATGCCTTGATTTATGGCTCCTGGTGGGGTTCATTATTTTCTAAAGTTAAGCATTTTTTAAACAAAAATACGAAAACTGGCAGTAAGAAAAATATTCAGGCTCACTACGACCTAGGAAATAACTTTTATTCACTTTGGTTAGATCCTAGCATGATGTACTCAAGTGCCTTATTTTCTGAAGGAAATAGTAAAACTTTAGAGCAAGCGCAAAAAGATAAGTGTGATCGAATCATCGGCATGCTCAATCCCCAAGCAGGTGATCATATTCTAGAAATCGGCTGTGGTTGGGGTGGGTTTATTAAACAAGCAAACGAGCAAGGGCTTCATGTTGATGCCATTACGATTTCTAATGAACAATATCGCTATGTTCAAGAACAATTAGCTTTCCAAGCATCGCCAGCAGCAAAAAGTGCCGTCATGTTAAAAGACTATAGGGACTGTCATCAACAATATGATGGCATTGTTTCTATTGAGATGTTTGAAGCTGTCGGTGAAGAATATTGGCAATCGTATTTCAAAACGATTTATCGCTGTCTCAAACCCGGCAAGCGTGCCGTGATACAAAGTATTGTGATTGATGAGGCTTTATTTCCTAAATATCGAACCAAGACTGACTTTATTCAACAATATGTATTCCCCGGTGGCATGCTACCTGCGGTCAGTGTGTTTGAACAACACGCTCATGATGTTGGGCTGCGAGTAAAAGATAAATTATTTTTTGGGGATGATTATGCCAATACCCTTAGAACTTGGGCTTTATCTTTTAACGATAAGCTAAAAGAAGTGAAGGCTTTGGGCTTCAAAGATGAATTTATTCGTTTATGGAACTTTTATTTATTCTATTGTGCAGCAGGCTTTGCTGGTAAGAATTTAGACGTAGTCCAATTCACTTTAGAAAAACCTCTATATGAGTCTTAATCAACCGATTCCCAATTTCGAGCATTTAAATGTTTGGATTATCGGTGCCTCATCTGGTATTGGCAAAGCTTGTGCAAGTTGGTTTGCTGATCAGGGTTCTAATCTGATTCTTTCAGCACGCCGCTTGGAAAATTTAGAAGAACTCAAGAGCTCTATCCCACTCAAATCTCAGAGTCAACAGATTCACCCAGTCGCGCTCGATGTCACTAATGCAGAACAAGTCAGTCAAGCGCTATCTCAAGTTCTTTCGATTTGGAACAAGATTGATATCATTTTGTTTGTTTCTGGAATTTATACTCCTGTCAGAGCAGATGATTTTGATATGGACATTACTTCAAAAATGATTGATACGAATTTAATGGGGCCGATGCGAGTCGTCTCCACCCTTATGCCGCAATTTTTAAAGCAGGGCTTTGGTCATATCGCATTGGTAGGAAGTGTTGCTGGTTATAGTGGCTTACCTAAGTCACTCGTATATGGTCCAACCAAAGCAGCTCTTCTTAATTTTGCAGAATCTTTGTACTATGACTTAAAGCCACGAGGAATTAATGTACATATTATTTGTCCAGGCTTTGTAGAAACTCCAGCAACGGCAATTAACGATTTTCAGATGCCCGCGATCATCTCAGCAGATCAAGCTGCAAAAGAAATTGGTGCAGGTCTTCAACGAGGTGATTTTGAAATACACTTTCCAAAGAAGTTTTCTTATTTTTTAAAGTTCCTAAGAATCTTGCCCTATCCCATCTATTTTTGGCTTTTAAAAACATTTGTCAAAATCTAAGGTTTAAAAATGCCCACTCATCTTTTAGACGCAGTTGAAAAATTAAAATCACAATATGATCAACTATCGTCTACCAATGTAGATGGATTGCTAAATTGCTATAGTGTCGATGCTATCTTTAAAGATCCTTTTCAAGAGGTTCAAGGCCATCCAGCAATTAAGCACATTTTTCTCAAGATGTATGAACAACTCAATCAACCCCAATTTATTGTGCGTGAACAGTTAATTGGCGAAAAGCAAGTTGCTTTTTTATGGGATTTTCAGTTTTCTATGAAAAGATGGAATACAACTCCTAAATCTTTTTCAGGTGTGAGCTGGTTATATTTTAATGATGCTTTTCTTGTAACTAAACACCATGATTATTGGGACCCCGCGGCAGGTATCTATGAACACCTGCCTCTGATAGGCCCCGTTATGCGCGGATTAAAATCCTTAGCCTAACTTATTTTTTTTCAGTTCTAGCCTTACCGACTAAGTAATCCAAGGTATCAATCGCTCTAGCTTTTGTGCCCGCAATCGAGGGCGATGTTTCATATTTTCCCTGAACAAAAATAGTTGGTACACCATTGACTCGATACGCAGAACCCGTTGCATTAGCTGTCTTTGCCTTCGTCTGAACAGAAAATGACTTATAAGCGGTCGTAAAGGCAGCAGTATCTAAACCAACGCTAGTTGCCCAATTAAAAATCTCGTCTTCTTTTAACATCTGCTTACGATCTACATGAATCGCTTTCATAACCTTTGGGGAATATTCTGCTTCTTTACCCAACGCCTCAAGTGCATAGAAAATTTGACTATGCGGTAAAAAATCATCTCTAAATGCAATAGGAACCCGTTTAAAAACCACATCATTTTTTTGACGTTTGACCCATGCTTGGATTTCTGGCTCAAGGTCATAGCAGTGCGGACATGCGTACCAAAAAAATTCTGTTACCTCAATTTTGCCTTTAGACTCTGTCGGTTGAGGAGAGCTCAATAATTTGTAATCTAAGCCTTCCATAAATGCCGAATTACTTGGACTATTAGAGGGGGTATTTTTACTCGCAGTTCCTGGAGGTAATAATTGTGCCTGAACAGTTAATATTGATCCTGCAAGAATCAACATACTCATCAATATTTTTTTACATTGCTTCATGGTTTATTCGCCTTTATAACACTATAAGAAATTCCTGAATTATCTAATTTATTTTTATCATCATTTAAGTCGGGTAACTCACTGTAAGGACCAATCCGCACTCTCCAAGTCGACTGACCTTCAACTTTATTTTCTGTGATCTTAGCCTGCAAACCCTGCATGGCTAATTGTGCTTTTTGACTATCTGCAAAAGCTTTATCACTGTAAGCGCCAACTTGAAGCCAATATATTGCAGAGGTTTTTACTTCGGGTACAGGAGAAACCGGCTCAATGACTGGGGTAGGAATATTTTGATTATCTGCCACACTATCTGGTGTTTTTGGCTTGCTATGGAGAGGCGCATTAGGGTCTCTTAATTCATTAGTAGTGGTGCCATCCGCATTTACTTTTGGCGTAACAGATAATTCTGGTGGTCTTACATTAGGTCTCTCTGTTGGAGGATTTTTTTGTATGAAATACGCGGCAGCTAAAGCAATACCAAGCCCAATCACGAGACCAATGACCATTCCAAGAAGAATATTTCCTTGCTCTGATTGCAATTGGTGTAATTCTTTTTGAAATTGTGCTTTTTTAGTCATGATGAAATAATGATACCTCGAAAATAGTGAACTAAATTACATTTGTTCAGGGGAACTAACTCCTAACAAAGTTAGACCGTTTTTAAGCACCTGTTTGCATGCAACTAATATGGCAATTCTGGCTAATCGTAATTCAGCATCATCAACCAATACCCGATCCGAGTTATAAAAAGAGTGGAAGTCACTTGCTAAATCCCTTAAATAAAAGGCAATCGCATGCGGTCCAAGATCTTTAGCAGCATCAGCAAGAACCTGCGGAAACTCTCCTAAACGCTGCATCAGGGCATGCGCTGCGCGGCTTTCTAATAGATTAACCTTCGCTTGTAATAATTGGCTCTCATCACCACCCCATGATCGCAAAATAGAACAAATTCGGGCATGGGCATACTGAACATAAAACACGGGGTTTTCATCAGTTTGTGTAAGGGCCAGATCAATATCAAAAACAAATTCAGTATCTGCCTTTCTTGATATCAAGAAAAAACGAACCGCATCACGCCCTCGGATAAGAGCAGTTTGTTGCTCTTGTTCAGTCATGCCATCTAAATATCCGCCACACCATTCAATTAAATCTCGAACAGTTACATAAGAGCCTGCCCGTTTAGAAATCTTCACCTCTTGACCATTTTTCATCACAGTCACCATCTTGTGCAAAATATAGGTTGGGTAATTTTTAGGAATGTCCCAGCTTCTGGCTTGAGCGATGCCCTGAATACCCGACCGAACCCGTGCAATCGTGCCGTGATGATCACTGCCTTGAATATTAATAACTTCATGAAAACCACGCGACCATTTACTACCGTGGTAAGCAACATCTGGAACAAAATACGTGTAAGTGCCATCTGATTTTTTCATAACACGATCTTTGTCGTCACCATCGTCCGTTGACTTTAACCACAAAGCACCATCTTCCTCGTAAGTCTTACCAATCTTTCCTAAGTCTTGTACCGCTTGCTCTACTAACCCGTCGGTATATAAAGACGACTCTAGGTAATAGTTATCAAAATGGACGCCTAAGGTTTTTAAATCAATATCTTGTTCATTTCTTAAATATGCAACAGCAAACCGCTCAATACTTTTTAAGTCTTGCAGATCTTTATGTGATGTCACTTGTATATCTGCAGCCTGAACTGTTTCTCCAGCCAGATACGCTTGTGCAATATCGGCGATGTAATCGCCGTTGTATGCATTTTCTGGCCAATGCGGTTGTTGTGGCTTTAAGCCGTCAAGACGTGCTTTTGTCGAGATTCCTAAATTTTGAATCTGCACCCCGGCATCATTGTAGTAAAACTCTTTATAAATCTTTTTACCTTGCGAAGCTAAAAGATTAGCAAGAATATCACCCAACACGGCTTGTCTGCCGTGCCCAACATGTAATGGACCAGTTGGGTTTGCAGATACAAACTCAATTAATGTAGTTGGTTGAGCGTCATGAGAAATACGACCAAAATCATCTTTGCTCGTTAAAACTTGGTGAATCACCATAGTTTTTGTGGTTTGACTTAAACGCATATTGATAAAGCCAGGTCCAGCAATTTCTAAACCACTGATCCAATCCTGAATATGTGGAGTGTTATTTAATTCTGCGACAAGCTGTAGAGCTAAATCTCTTGGATTCATACCCCATGATTTTGCAATTTGCATAGAAATATTGGTTGCCAAATCACCATGTTCAGCAACTTTTGGTCGCTCTAATCTAGGCTCAGGAAGGCTTGCTACATCCTTACCTAAGTTTTGCCCTATAGTTCTGAGAGCTTGAGTAAATAAGGTTTTAATTTGTATGGCTATATCAGGAAGCATGACAAAAGAGTGTCCAGTGGTGTATGCTAAAAAAATGCTCTATCGATTTCATTCAAAAAATTCTCCTGAGTGCCTCATGCTTGAGGACTTAACTCTTCGCATTTTTCAAACTCTCGACCGCGAATTAAGTAAAGAAGGTATTTTACTCGTAGAACAACTACCTAGTCTAATAACTAAATTGGAAGATGCTATTGCTCATGACGCAAAAGAGCGTCAAGCACTTGGCGATGACCAACTAAAATCTGACCGACTGGGTCAGAGGGCATTTCCTTTTTTAGAACTTCTTAAAGCGTCTTTCAAGAAATCAGAGCCCATTGTTTGGGGTTATTAGTTGCTTTCAAAGTTACTTTGAAGGGCTTTTGCCACTTCTTCAGAACTTCTTCCTGAGCGCAGTGCAATCGAGTTAACCTGATCTAAACCAATCGGTCCAACATTAAAATATTGGGCCGCAGCGTTTGCTAAATAGAAGCCTGAAACGCTAGAAGCCGGGTTCATTGCTAAAGACTCTGTCAGCTCCATGCTGATGTCTTGTGCTTGTAATACTTCAAACATGGCATGTTTGACGGTATGTTCTGGACAAGCTGGATAACCAGGTGCAGGACGGATACCCTGATATTTTTCTGAGATGAGGTCTTCATTCGTCAGAGTCTCTTCAGAGGCATAGCCCCACAAATCAGTCCGCACACGATGATGTAAGCATTCAGCAAATGCCTCTGCAAGGCGATCAGCAATTGCCTTGAGCAAAATCGCATCGTAGTCATCATTTTTTGCCTGAAACTCCTCAACTTTTTTATCTACTCCATGACCGGTTGTCACGGCAAACATCCCAACATAATCTTTTTTGTTAGAACTTAAAGGGGCAACATAATCCGATAGGCAACGATTCGGTCTTTTAACGCCATCTACGACGGGGCGATTGGTCTGTTGTCTTAGACAATTCCAAGTCAGGAGTGGCTCACTTCTCGTTTCATCCGCATATAAAACAATGTCATCACCCACTTGATTGGCTGGATAAAGGCCAATCACCGCATGCGCCTGAAGCCAGCGTCCTTGGATGACTCGCTCCAACATTTTTAGGGCATCTGCATACACTTTTGATGCAGAGTCGCCAACAACTTCATCGGTTAATATCTGTGGGAACTTACCAGCCAAATCCCACGTTTGAAAAAAAGGAGTCCAATCGATATATTTTGCAATTTCAGCTAAATCATAGTTTTTGAAGACTCTGCGACCAATAAACTTTGGAGGCTTGATATCGATGTTGCTCCAATCAAGAATTTCAGCATTTTTTTGAGCTTCTTCGAGAGTGATCAATGGTGTTGCTTTTTTATTTGCGTGTTGCTGACGAACCCGCTCATACTCTTCTTTAATAGAATCTAAATACCGCGTGGCTGACTCATCAGATAACAAATTTGATGCAACTGAAACAGAGCGAGAAGCATCTGGCACATAGATTACTGGACCTTCATAATGGGGCGCAATCTTTACTGCAGTATGAACTCTTGAAGTTGTTGCTCCACCTATCATCAAAGGGGTTTTTCTACTTCTAAAATACTCATCTTTTTGCATCTCTTGTGCGACATACGTCATTTCTTCAAGTGACGGAGTAATTAAGCCTGATAAACCAATGATGTCGGCTTTTTCCTCTTTAGCTTTTTCTAGAATTTGACTACAAGGAACCATCACACCCATATTAACAACGTCAAAGTTATTACATTGCAAAACCACCGTGACGATGTTTTTACCAATGTCATGGACATCACCTTTCACGGTTGCCATGATAATTTTTCCTTTAGACCTTACATCCTTACCCGCGGCTTCATATTGCCTTTTTTCTTCTTCGATGTAAGGAATCAAGTGGGCTACCGCTTGTTTCATGACCCTAGCACTTTTGACTACTTGAGGTAAGAACATTTTTCCAGCCCCAAACAGTTCACCAACGACATTCATGCCATCCATGAGAGGTCCTTCAATCACCTCGATGGGTCTTCCACCACGATTTTCGATTTCTTGTCGAACCACTTCGGTATCTTCTACGATGAAATTCGTTATACCTTGAACTAAAGCATGAGAGAGTCTTTCTTGAACAGGTAACTCTCGCCATGCAAGAGTTTCTGCTTGCTTGATACCACCACCTTTATAGTTATCCGCAATCTCTAACAAGCGCTCGGTTGGTGTCTTACCTTCTTTTTCTTTAAAACGATTCAGAACCACATCTTCTACACGCTCACGAAGTTCTGAATCTAAATCTGCGTATACACCTAATTGACCAGCATTCACGATACCCATGTCCATACCAGCTTCAATGGCGTGATATAAAAATACTGTATGGATTGCTTCACGAACTACATCATTGCCCCGGAATGAGAAGCTTACATTTGACACTCCACCACTTACTTTTGCGCCAGGTAAATTCGTTTTAATCCATCGGGTTGCATTGATAAAATCAACTGCATAATTGTCATGTTCCTCAATTCCTGTTGCAATTGCAAAGATATTTGGATCAAAAATAATATCTTCAGGTGAGAAATCAATCGAACTGAGGAGCAAATCATATGAACGTTTACAAATTTCTGTTTTGCGCTCAAAAGTATCCGCTTGTCCTTTTTCATCAAACGCCATGACTACGGTTGCAGCACCATAACGCTTAATTAACTTCGCCTGATGAATAAATGGCTCAATGCCTTCTTTGAGAGATATTGAATTAACAATTGCCTTACCCTGAACGCATCTGAGACCCGCTTCGATCACAGACCATTTAGAGGAATCAATCATGATAGGAACGCGTGCAATATCTGGTTCAGAAGCAATAAGATTTAAAAACCTTACCATCGCAACCTGAGAATCCAACATGGCTTCATCCATATTGATATCAATAATTTGTGCGCCGTTTTCAACTTGTTGACGAGCTACCTGTAGAGCCTCATCAAATAAATTATTTAATATTAAACGCGCAAATGCTTTTGAGCCAGTGACATTGGTTCTCTCACCGATATTTACAAATCGAATGTAAGACTCTAAATTAAAGGCCTCAAGTCCTGAGAGTTTCAATAAGGGTATAACGACATCTTTACTCACTCACTAGCTCCTTGTAAGCATTCCATTTTGCTGCCCACTGACGTGGTTGATAATTTTGTACGGCTTTTGCAATTGCCGCAATATGTGCAGGTGTCGTACCGCAACATCCGCCTACTAAATTAACAAGGCCATCTTTAGAAAAGTCCTCCAACAAATGAGAGGTAATATCTGGGGTTTCATCAAAGCCAGTATCGCTCATCGGATTGGGTAAGCCTGCATTCGGATAGCAAGACACTGCCACATCACAAATTTTGGCAAGCTCGGCAATGTAGGGCTTCATTAAAGTTGCACCTAACGCACAATTCAGTCCAAACATAAGTGGTTTTGCATGTCGCAAACTATTCCAAAAGGCTTCTACCGTCTGGCCAGATAAGATTCTTCCTGAAGCATCCGTCACCGTACCTGAAATCATGAGAGGTAGGCGTTGTTTTGAATTTTCAAAATATTCGTCTATTGCAAAGATGGCAGCTTTTGCATTTAAGGTATCAAAAATAGTTTCAACTAGTAATAAATCAGCCCCACCCTCAACAAGTGCTTCAACTTGCTCATAATAGGCTTGACGTAATGACTCAAAATCAACATTTCTTGCTCCAGGATCATTCACATCTGGAGAAATACTTGCTGTTTTAGGCGTTGGGCCCACAGCTCCTGCCACAAAACGAGGTTTTTCGGGGGTGCTATATTTATCACATGCTGCACGGGCTAATTTCGCTGAAGCAAGATTCATCGCACGGGACATGTGAGCTAACTTATAGTCTTCTTGTGCAATCGTTGTTGCACCAAACGTATTCGTCTCAATAATATCTGAGCCAGCGGCTAGATATTGCTCATGTATTTCAGAAATAACCTCAGGCTTTGTAATCGACAAAAGTTCATTATTTCCTTTTAAATCAATGGGATGATTCAAAAGATCAGGCAAATCTCCACGAAAATCTTTTTCAGACAATTTATATTGTTGAATCATGGTTCCCATCGCACCGTCTAAAATCAGAATGCGTTTTTTTAACAACTCTGGAAGCTGTTGCCCCTTGGTATAAGAACTCATCGTAGATTGATCTGTTTTCTGGGTCATAAATTACTTAAAGATTGATTTACTGACTAAAGTCCTATATTTTACATTTATTAAACTTTTATATTGGGGAGAGATATGTTTAATGGAATGCCCGACTTTCATCAAAGCGTAGAGATGATGAAAAACATGTGGTCTTCAGCCGCTAAAGGTGGCTCAGATGCTTCTTCTGGCTTTGGATTGCCTGGCATGAGCACTCTCAACCCCTTTGGTATCCCCATGGTTGACATTGAGGAACTTGATAAACGGATTAAAGACCTTAAAAGTGTTGAAGCTTGGCTCAGCTTAAACCTGAACGTATTGCAATCTACCATACAAGGCTTAGAAGTACAAAAGGCAACATTGTCTACTCTGCAAGGTATTGCTGAGACGATGAAAACTGCAACCGAACCAGCCGAAAATCAAGCTAGCTCTTCAAATCCAACAAAACCAACAGACCTGACGGGCGCTGGTGGCAAATTGGCACAAGACCTCATGGATCAGATGTCTAAATCAATGACGAGCATGATGGCTGCTTTCCCAACAGGCGCAGGACCAAAATCCAAAGTTGTAAAAAAACCTGCTGCGAAAAAAGCTGCGGCAAAATCTACTTCTGCGAAAACCACAAAACCCCGTGCTCGTCGAGCTGGCGTTTGATAGTCCCTCTGCGCCACAAATAATTTAAATGGGCAATAGCTTCACCCATGGCAAATGTCATCTGATGGGTATCTAACTTGCGATGGAACAACACTGGAAGTAGTTTTTTGGCAGTCGTAGGTTCTTGGCATGCCTCAAATGTCTCTTTAAGACGTTCTTCATGGTGCTCTCGTAATTGCCCAATTCGGTAATGTAAGCCATAAAAAGGCTTCCCATGCGATGGGAGAACTAATGTGTTTTTATCTAAAAACTCAAATTTTGCGATTGAATCTAAAAACATACCTAAAGGATCAGCATCTGGCTCAGCATCGTAAACGCTAATATTGGTAGAGATTCTGGGTAACATCATATCT contains:
- a CDS encoding FAD-dependent oxidoreductase, which translates into the protein MTNKLRVAIVGAGISGLSCAYALRKQASLDITLFEKASYIGGHSNTIEFTPKGFSDSFPIDTGFLVFNDWTYPGLIAFFKELNVPIAKSEMSFSVSLKTHDQQRLEWAGDNLNTLFAQRKNIFRPRFLQMLVDIVRFNQAGKKMCAHPASLAHKHQLELVEEFLTRKKFSSAFRDWYLLPMIGAIWSCSLSDMLKFPIQTLMQFCNNHGLLNIINRPQWRTVAGGSQEYVSRAIAALKENHVCIDQVKVDQCHRLTDSTDGPIQLVLSSGEKRYYDKVIFACHSDETRAILADASIEENQVLSAVAYKKNIAYVHEDRQLLPQLSEVWAAWNYTCEQTPGTGVDQSPAVCVHYLINKLQPLPEIKGLPPVVVSLNPQIKPAVDKTHATIEYSHPIFNQAAIQAQEKLPRIQGIQNTYFCGAWTRYGFHEDGFQSGKNVAQSLLDSLKLN
- a CDS encoding DUF1365 domain-containing protein, whose product is MLNQASIHFGQVIHQRYSPNNRFNYPTFYLRIPMRSRRLDHHLLKNQGIGDNSFSWISFYDRDYGDTSLSSLDWVEHLLKMNQCNDVDGEIWLHTFPRVFGYVFNPVSFWFCHASNGDLKVIVAEVNNTFGERHAYLLQSETSTNILWGQELTTKKIFHVSPFFDVVGQYRFRFMKQEGSAVHPKFVSRIDYFQEDRHTLMTSVSGSEFELNFSSKMRAIMSFPFLTLSVIVKIHWQAVKLWVKGAKFYKKPKPPEVPIS
- a CDS encoding cyclopropane-fatty-acyl-phospholipid synthase family protein, which codes for MSTFAQKFIFQAFKNIKGGSVIMTLPDGSQHQFGQNNQQPPIHIQVNDIQAFKWVISRGDIGVAESYFKNLWHTDDLERFLHLAIQNRAALDALIYGSWWGSLFSKVKHFLNKNTKTGSKKNIQAHYDLGNNFYSLWLDPSMMYSSALFSEGNSKTLEQAQKDKCDRIIGMLNPQAGDHILEIGCGWGGFIKQANEQGLHVDAITISNEQYRYVQEQLAFQASPAAKSAVMLKDYRDCHQQYDGIVSIEMFEAVGEEYWQSYFKTIYRCLKPGKRAVIQSIVIDEALFPKYRTKTDFIQQYVFPGGMLPAVSVFEQHAHDVGLRVKDKLFFGDDYANTLRTWALSFNDKLKEVKALGFKDEFIRLWNFYLFYCAAGFAGKNLDVVQFTLEKPLYES
- a CDS encoding SDR family NAD(P)-dependent oxidoreductase — its product is MSLNQPIPNFEHLNVWIIGASSGIGKACASWFADQGSNLILSARRLENLEELKSSIPLKSQSQQIHPVALDVTNAEQVSQALSQVLSIWNKIDIILFVSGIYTPVRADDFDMDITSKMIDTNLMGPMRVVSTLMPQFLKQGFGHIALVGSVAGYSGLPKSLVYGPTKAALLNFAESLYYDLKPRGINVHIICPGFVETPATAINDFQMPAIISADQAAKEIGAGLQRGDFEIHFPKKFSYFLKFLRILPYPIYFWLLKTFVKI
- a CDS encoding nuclear transport factor 2 family protein gives rise to the protein MPTHLLDAVEKLKSQYDQLSSTNVDGLLNCYSVDAIFKDPFQEVQGHPAIKHIFLKMYEQLNQPQFIVREQLIGEKQVAFLWDFQFSMKRWNTTPKSFSGVSWLYFNDAFLVTKHHDYWDPAAGIYEHLPLIGPVMRGLKSLA
- a CDS encoding thiol:disulfide interchange protein DsbA/DsbL — protein: MKQCKKILMSMLILAGSILTVQAQLLPPGTASKNTPSNSPSNSAFMEGLDYKLLSSPQPTESKGKIEVTEFFWYACPHCYDLEPEIQAWVKRQKNDVVFKRVPIAFRDDFLPHSQIFYALEALGKEAEYSPKVMKAIHVDRKQMLKEDEIFNWATSVGLDTAAFTTAYKSFSVQTKAKTANATGSAYRVNGVPTIFVQGKYETSPSIAGTKARAIDTLDYLVGKARTEKK
- a CDS encoding SPOR domain-containing protein, which codes for MTKKAQFQKELHQLQSEQGNILLGMVIGLVIGLGIALAAAYFIQKNPPTERPNVRPPELSVTPKVNADGTTTNELRDPNAPLHSKPKTPDSVADNQNIPTPVIEPVSPVPEVKTSAIYWLQVGAYSDKAFADSQKAQLAMQGLQAKITENKVEGQSTWRVRIGPYSELPDLNDDKNKLDNSGISYSVIKANKP
- the argS gene encoding arginine--tRNA ligase, with the protein product MLPDIAIQIKTLFTQALRTIGQNLGKDVASLPEPRLERPKVAEHGDLATNISMQIAKSWGMNPRDLALQLVAELNNTPHIQDWISGLEIAGPGFINMRLSQTTKTMVIHQVLTSKDDFGRISHDAQPTTLIEFVSANPTGPLHVGHGRQAVLGDILANLLASQGKKIYKEFYYNDAGVQIQNLGISTKARLDGLKPQQPHWPENAYNGDYIADIAQAYLAGETVQAADIQVTSHKDLQDLKSIERFAVAYLRNEQDIDLKTLGVHFDNYYLESSLYTDGLVEQAVQDLGKIGKTYEEDGALWLKSTDDGDDKDRVMKKSDGTYTYFVPDVAYHGSKWSRGFHEVINIQGSDHHGTIARVRSGIQGIAQARSWDIPKNYPTYILHKMVTVMKNGQEVKISKRAGSYVTVRDLIEWCGGYLDGMTEQEQQTALIRGRDAVRFFLISRKADTEFVFDIDLALTQTDENPVFYVQYAHARICSILRSWGGDESQLLQAKVNLLESRAAHALMQRLGEFPQVLADAAKDLGPHAIAFYLRDLASDFHSFYNSDRVLVDDAELRLARIAILVACKQVLKNGLTLLGVSSPEQM
- a CDS encoding DUF1840 domain-containing protein; this translates as MTKECPVVYAKKMLYRFHSKNSPECLMLEDLTLRIFQTLDRELSKEGILLVEQLPSLITKLEDAIAHDAKERQALGDDQLKSDRLGQRAFPFLELLKASFKKSEPIVWGY